From a single Nicotiana tomentosiformis chromosome 2, ASM39032v3, whole genome shotgun sequence genomic region:
- the LOC104098128 gene encoding probable inactive leucine-rich repeat receptor-like protein kinase At3g03770 isoform X1, giving the protein MGFLKFFVIVLVIWGFFIANSYQLLQSYETQALLQLRKHLEYPIQLDVWENYNGDFCSLTSTLHMSITCQDNSVTELKIKGDKLVKLNEFHGFAVPNQTLSEVFSIDSFVTTLTRLNSLKVLTLVSLGIWGPLPDKIHRLSSLELLDMSSNFLFGSVPFQMSRLIKLHTLTFDGNFFNDTVPNWLDSLTNLTILSLKNNRLKGQFPISVSKITTLTVIVLSHNVISGKLPDLTALSKLLLLDLRENHLDSELPPLPKGVTTVLLSSNAFSGEIPVEFGTLNQLQHLDLSNNSLDGMPPADLFSLPNISYLNLASNVLSGSLPDHLSCGGELGFVDISDNRLVGRLPSCLNTISDKRIVKVGGNCLSLETQYQHSEGYCKQAKKHIKGQEIALLAGVILGIAIVVVFLLVGFLIFCRRKNERNTVDQHIFPKVVQRNTQPGIPSEFLANTRIISHAANLGSQGASSYRVFSMEELLEATENFDQSALLGEGSIGKIYKGRLENGAYIAVRSLNVYRRYSNRNLKLRLDLLSKFRHPHLVSLLGHCIDGGAQDDSAVPRIFLIYEYISNGNFRAHLSETSPRKVLKWSDRLSVLIGVAKAVHFLHTGVIPSSFSNRLKTSNILLDEHNMAKLSDYGMSILMEETEKAKGDDFTSWRMTKKEDDVYNFGFILLESLVGPTVSGKGEAFLLNEMQASFGSQDGRRRIMDPVVLTTSSQESLSIVISITNKCISPESSNRPSFEDVLWNLQYAAQVQATSDTDQKSGPTSPS; this is encoded by the exons ATGGGTTTCTTGAAGTTTTTTGTGATAGTGTTAGTTATATGGGGTTTCTTTATAGCAAATAGTTACCAGTTATTACAGTCCTATGAAACTCAAGCTTTACTTCAGTTGAGAAAGCATTTAGAATATCCAATTCAGCTTGATGTTTGGGAGAATTACAATGGAGACTTTTGCAGTTTGACTTCAACACTGCATATGAGTATTACCTGTCAAGACAACTCTGTTACTGAGCTCAAAATTAAAGGCGATAAGTTGGTTAAGTTAAATGAATTTCATGGATTTGCAGTTCCAAATCAAACATTATCTGAGGTTTTTTCAATTGATTCTTTTGTTACAACTTTGACAAGGTTAAATAGTTTAAAGGTTCTTACTTTAGTTTCTCTTGGTATTTGGGGACCCCTACCTGATAAAATTCATAGGTTATCTTCACTTGAACTTTTGGATATGAGTTCAAATTTTCTCTTTGGTTCTGTTCCTTTTCAAATGTCAAGATTGATAAAGCTTCATACTTTAACATTTGATGGCAATTTTTTCAATGATACTGTTCCTAATTGGTTGGATTCGTTAACAAATCTTACTATTTTAAGCTTGAAAAATAACAGATTGAAGGGTCAGTTTCCAATTTCAGTGTCTAAAATTACAACCCTCACTGTCATTGTTCTGTCACACAATGTGATTTCTGGTAAATTACCAGATTTAACTGCCTTGTCTAAATTGCTTTTATTGGATTTAAGGGAAAATCATTTGGATTCTGAACTGCCACCTTTGCCTAAAGGAGTTACCACAGTTCTTCTAAGCAGTAATGCTTTTTCGGGTGAAATCCCGGTAGAATTTGGCACACTGAATCAACTCCAACACCTTGATCTGTCGAATAATTCGCTAGATGGAATGCCGCCTGCTGACTTATTCTCTTTGCCAAACATCAGTTACTTGAATTTAGCATCAAATGTTCTAAGTGGTTCACTTCCTGATCATCTTAGTTGTGGGGGTGAACTTGGTTTTGTTGATATTTCTGATAATAGATTGGTTGGTAGGCTTCCTTCTTGTTTGAACACCATTTCGGATAAGCGAATTGTTAAGGTTGGTGGAAATTGCTTGTCTCTTGAAACTCAATATCAGCATTCAGAGGGCTATTGCAAACAAGCGAAGAAACATATCAAAGGACAAGAAATAGCATTATTGGCAGGTGTTATTCTGGGAATTGCAATTGTTGTGGTGTTTCTGTTAGTTGGGTTTCTCATCTTTTGTAGAAGAAAAAATGAACGTAACACGGTGGATCAGCACATCTTTCCGAAAGTTGTGCAACGTAATACACAACCTGGGATTCCCTCTGAATTCCTAGCAAATACCA GAATCATTTCTCACGCGGCAAACTTAGGATCACAAGGTGCTTCATCGTATCGGGTGTTCTCCATGGAAGAATTGTTAGAAGCAACAGAAAATTTTGATCAGTCGGCATTACTTGGTGAAGGGTCAATTGGAAAA ATATACAAGGGAAGATTAGAAAATGGAGCTTACATTGCTGTGAGGTCATTAAATGTGTACAGAAGATACTCTAACCGGAACCTCAAACTCCGATTGGATTTACTGTCAAAGTTTCGTCATCCCCATTTAGTTAGCCTTCTGGGTCACTGCATTGATGGTGGAGCCCAAGATGATTCAGCTGTGCCCAGAATTTTTCTCATTTATGAATATATCTCTAATGGAAACTTCCGTGCTCATCTATCAG AAACTAGTCCAAGAAAGGTCCTCAAGTGGTCAGACAGGTTGTCAGTGCTGATTGGTGTTGCCAAGGCTGTGCACTTCCTTCACACAGGCGTAATTCCTTCTTCATTTAGCAACCGCTTGAAGACAAGTAATATATTGCTTGATGAACATAACATGGCAAAGCTAAGTGATTATGGGATGTCTATCCTTATGGAAGAAACTGAAAAG GCAAAAGGAGATGACTTCACCTCCTG GCGTATGACAAAGAAAGAGGACGATGTTTATAACTTTGGTTTCATATTACTGGAGTCACTGGTTGGCCCTACTGTTAGTGGAAAAGGAGAAGCATTTTTGCTTAATGAAATG CAGGCATCCTTTGGTAGCCAAGATGGTCGACGCAGAATTATGGATCCAGTAGTGCTAACCACTAGCTCCCAAGAGTCATTGTCAATTGTAATATCCATCACAAACAAATGCATATCTCCCGAGTCATCAAATCGCCCCTCGTTTGAGGATGTTCTTTGGAACCTTCAATATGCAGCTCAAGTCCAAGCCACATCTGATACTGATCAGAAATCCGGTCCTACTTCACCGTCCTGA
- the LOC104098128 gene encoding probable inactive leucine-rich repeat receptor-like protein kinase At3g03770 isoform X2, with protein sequence MGFLKFFVIVLVIWGFFIANSYQLLQSYETQALLQLRKHLEYPIQLDVWENYNGDFCSLTSTLHMSITCQDNSVTELKIKGDKLVKLNEFHGFAVPNQTLSEVFSIDSFVTTLTRLNSLKVLTLVSLGIWGPLPDKIHRLSSLELLDMSSNFLFGSVPFQMSRLIKLHTLTFDGNFFNDTVPNWLDSLTNLTILSLKNNRLKGQFPISVSKITTLTVIVLSHNVISGKLPDLTALSKLLLLDLRENHLDSELPPLPKGVTTVLLSSNAFSGEIPVEFGTLNQLQHLDLSNNSLDGMPPADLFSLPNISYLNLASNVLSGSLPDHLSCGGELGFVDISDNRLVGRLPSCLNTISDKRIVKVGGNCLSLETQYQHSEGYCKQAKKHIKGQEIALLAGVILGIAIVVVFLLVGFLIFCRRKNERNTVDQHIFPKVVQRNTQPGIPSEFLANTRIISHAANLGSQGASSYRVFSMEELLEATENFDQSALLGEGSIGKIYKGRLENGAYIAVRSLNVYRRYSNRNLKLRLDLLSKFRHPHLVSLLGHCIDGGAQDDSAVPRIFLIYEYISNGNFRAHLSETSPRKVLKWSDRLSVLIGVAKAVHFLHTGVIPSSFSNRLKTSNILLDEHNMAKLSDYGMSILMEETEKAKGDDFTSWRMTKKEDDVYNFGFILLESLVGPTVSGKGEAFLLNEMASFGSQDGRRRIMDPVVLTTSSQESLSIVISITNKCISPESSNRPSFEDVLWNLQYAAQVQATSDTDQKSGPTSPS encoded by the exons ATGGGTTTCTTGAAGTTTTTTGTGATAGTGTTAGTTATATGGGGTTTCTTTATAGCAAATAGTTACCAGTTATTACAGTCCTATGAAACTCAAGCTTTACTTCAGTTGAGAAAGCATTTAGAATATCCAATTCAGCTTGATGTTTGGGAGAATTACAATGGAGACTTTTGCAGTTTGACTTCAACACTGCATATGAGTATTACCTGTCAAGACAACTCTGTTACTGAGCTCAAAATTAAAGGCGATAAGTTGGTTAAGTTAAATGAATTTCATGGATTTGCAGTTCCAAATCAAACATTATCTGAGGTTTTTTCAATTGATTCTTTTGTTACAACTTTGACAAGGTTAAATAGTTTAAAGGTTCTTACTTTAGTTTCTCTTGGTATTTGGGGACCCCTACCTGATAAAATTCATAGGTTATCTTCACTTGAACTTTTGGATATGAGTTCAAATTTTCTCTTTGGTTCTGTTCCTTTTCAAATGTCAAGATTGATAAAGCTTCATACTTTAACATTTGATGGCAATTTTTTCAATGATACTGTTCCTAATTGGTTGGATTCGTTAACAAATCTTACTATTTTAAGCTTGAAAAATAACAGATTGAAGGGTCAGTTTCCAATTTCAGTGTCTAAAATTACAACCCTCACTGTCATTGTTCTGTCACACAATGTGATTTCTGGTAAATTACCAGATTTAACTGCCTTGTCTAAATTGCTTTTATTGGATTTAAGGGAAAATCATTTGGATTCTGAACTGCCACCTTTGCCTAAAGGAGTTACCACAGTTCTTCTAAGCAGTAATGCTTTTTCGGGTGAAATCCCGGTAGAATTTGGCACACTGAATCAACTCCAACACCTTGATCTGTCGAATAATTCGCTAGATGGAATGCCGCCTGCTGACTTATTCTCTTTGCCAAACATCAGTTACTTGAATTTAGCATCAAATGTTCTAAGTGGTTCACTTCCTGATCATCTTAGTTGTGGGGGTGAACTTGGTTTTGTTGATATTTCTGATAATAGATTGGTTGGTAGGCTTCCTTCTTGTTTGAACACCATTTCGGATAAGCGAATTGTTAAGGTTGGTGGAAATTGCTTGTCTCTTGAAACTCAATATCAGCATTCAGAGGGCTATTGCAAACAAGCGAAGAAACATATCAAAGGACAAGAAATAGCATTATTGGCAGGTGTTATTCTGGGAATTGCAATTGTTGTGGTGTTTCTGTTAGTTGGGTTTCTCATCTTTTGTAGAAGAAAAAATGAACGTAACACGGTGGATCAGCACATCTTTCCGAAAGTTGTGCAACGTAATACACAACCTGGGATTCCCTCTGAATTCCTAGCAAATACCA GAATCATTTCTCACGCGGCAAACTTAGGATCACAAGGTGCTTCATCGTATCGGGTGTTCTCCATGGAAGAATTGTTAGAAGCAACAGAAAATTTTGATCAGTCGGCATTACTTGGTGAAGGGTCAATTGGAAAA ATATACAAGGGAAGATTAGAAAATGGAGCTTACATTGCTGTGAGGTCATTAAATGTGTACAGAAGATACTCTAACCGGAACCTCAAACTCCGATTGGATTTACTGTCAAAGTTTCGTCATCCCCATTTAGTTAGCCTTCTGGGTCACTGCATTGATGGTGGAGCCCAAGATGATTCAGCTGTGCCCAGAATTTTTCTCATTTATGAATATATCTCTAATGGAAACTTCCGTGCTCATCTATCAG AAACTAGTCCAAGAAAGGTCCTCAAGTGGTCAGACAGGTTGTCAGTGCTGATTGGTGTTGCCAAGGCTGTGCACTTCCTTCACACAGGCGTAATTCCTTCTTCATTTAGCAACCGCTTGAAGACAAGTAATATATTGCTTGATGAACATAACATGGCAAAGCTAAGTGATTATGGGATGTCTATCCTTATGGAAGAAACTGAAAAG GCAAAAGGAGATGACTTCACCTCCTG GCGTATGACAAAGAAAGAGGACGATGTTTATAACTTTGGTTTCATATTACTGGAGTCACTGGTTGGCCCTACTGTTAGTGGAAAAGGAGAAGCATTTTTGCTTAATGAAATG GCATCCTTTGGTAGCCAAGATGGTCGACGCAGAATTATGGATCCAGTAGTGCTAACCACTAGCTCCCAAGAGTCATTGTCAATTGTAATATCCATCACAAACAAATGCATATCTCCCGAGTCATCAAATCGCCCCTCGTTTGAGGATGTTCTTTGGAACCTTCAATATGCAGCTCAAGTCCAAGCCACATCTGATACTGATCAGAAATCCGGTCCTACTTCACCGTCCTGA